A genomic region of Saccopteryx bilineata isolate mSacBil1 chromosome 1, mSacBil1_pri_phased_curated, whole genome shotgun sequence contains the following coding sequences:
- the LOC136329458 gene encoding keratin, type II cytoskeletal 73 — translation MSRQFSYKSGAAAKGGFSGCSAVLSGGSSSSYRAGGKGLSGGFGSRSLYSLGGSRSISFNVASGSGKSGGYGFGRGRASGFAGSMFGSVALGPVCPSVCPSGGIPQVTINKSLLAPLNVELDPEIQKVRAQEREQIKTLNNKFASFIDKVRFLEQQNQVLETKWELLQQLDLNNCRNHLEPVYEGYISTLRKQLETLLGDRVRLDSELRNMREVVEDYKKRYEEEINKRTTAENEFVVLKKDVDAAYMNKAELQAKVDALEGEIKFFKCLYEGEIAQIQSHISDTSVILSMDNNRNLDLDSIIDEVRVQYEEIALKSKAEAEALYQTKFQELQLAAGRHGDDLKHTKNEISELTRLIQRLRSEIESVKKQCSNLETAIADAEQRGDCALKDARAKLDELEAALHQAKEELARMLREYQELMGTKLALDVEIATYRKLLEGEECRMSGEYTNSVSISVISSSTAGTAGTGTGFGFSGAGTYGYRPSSVGYGMLSGGCITGSGNCSPRGEAKTRLGSASEFKDPSGKTSALSSPTKKTSR, via the exons ATGAGTCGTCAATTCAGCTACAAGTCCGGCGCTGCTGCCAAGGGGGGCTTCAGTGGCTGCTCAGCCGTGCTCTCAGGGGGCAGCTCATCCTCCTACCGGGCAGGGGGCAAAGGGCTCAGCGGGGGCTTCGGCAGTCGGAGCCTCTACAGCCTGGGGGGCTCCCGGAGCATCTCCTTCAATGTGGCCAGTGGCAGTGGGAAGAGCGGAGGTTATGGATTTGGCCGGGGCCGGGCCAGCGGTTTTGCGGGCAGCATGTTTGGCAGTGTGGCCCTGGGGCCTGTGTGTCCATCTGTGTGCCCTTCAGGGGGCATTCCTCAGGTCACCATCAACAAGAGTCTCCTGGCTCCCCTCAACGTGGAGCTTGACCCCGAGATCCAGAAAGTGCGCGCCCAGGAGCGGGAGCAGATCAAGACCCTCAACAACAAGTTCGCCTCCTTCATCGACAAG GTGCGGTTCCTGGAGCAGCAGAACCAGGTGCTGGAGACCAAGTGGGAGCTGCTGCAGCAGCTGGACCTGAACAACTGCAGGAACCACCTGGAGCCTGTGTACGAGGGCTACATCAGCACCCTGCGGAAACAGCTGGAGACGCTGCTGGGGGACAGGGTGCGGCTGGACTCAGAGCTGCGGAACATGCGGGAGGTGGTGGAGGACTACAAGAAGAG GTATGAGGAGGAAATAAATAAGCGCACAACTGCTGAGAATGAATTTGTGGTACTTAAGAAG GACGTGGATGCAGCGTACATGAACAAGGCAGAGCTGCAGGCCAAGGTGGATGCCCTGGAAGGAGAGATCAAGTTCTTCAAGTGTCTGTACGAAGGG GAGATCGCTCAGATTCAGTCCCATATCAGTGACACGTCTGTCATCCTGTCCATGGACAACAACCGGAACCTAGACCTGGACAGCATCATCGATGAGGTCCGGGTTCAGTACGAGGAGATCGCCCTGAAGAGCAAGGCTGAGGCCGAAGCCCTGTACCAGACCAAG TTCCAGGAGCTCCAGCTAGCGGCTGGTCGGCATGGGGATGACCTTAAACACACCAAGAACGAGATCTCAGAGCTGACCCGACTCATCCAAAGGCTGCGCTCAGAGATTGAGAGTGTGAAGAAGCAG TGCTCCAACCTGGAGACGGCCATCGCAGATGCTGAGCAGCGGGGCGACTGTGCCCTGAAGGACGCCCGGGCCAAGCTGGACGAGCTGGAGGCTGCCCTGCACCAGGCAAAGGAGGAGCTGGCCCGGATGCTGCGCGAGTACCAGGAGCTGATGGGCACCAAGCTGGCCCTGGACGTGGAGATCGCCACCTACCGCAAGCTGCTGGAGGGCGAGGAGTGCAG GATGTCTGGAGAATACACCAACTCTGTGAGCATCT CAGTGATCAGCAGCTCCACAGCTGGGACTGCAGGCACAGGGACCGGCTTCGGGTTCAGCGGAGCGGGCACCTATGGCTACCGGCCCAGCTCTGTCGGCTACGGCATGCTGTCTGGAGGCTGCATCACCGGCAGTGGAAACTGCAGCCCTCGTGGGGAGGCCAAAACCAGGCTGGGGAGTGCGAGTGAATTCAAGGACCCCTCAGGGAAGACCTCAGCTCTGAGCTCCCCCACCAAGAAAACCAGCAGATGA